A window from Rhinolophus sinicus isolate RSC01 linkage group LG01, ASM3656204v1, whole genome shotgun sequence encodes these proteins:
- the LOC109436862 gene encoding LOW QUALITY PROTEIN: non-POU domain-containing octamer-binding protein (The sequence of the model RefSeq protein was modified relative to this genomic sequence to represent the inferred CDS: inserted 3 bases in 3 codons; deleted 1 base in 1 codon; substituted 2 bases at 2 genomic stop codons) — protein sequence MQSNKTFNLEKXIHAARKHHQQHHQHHHQQQHQQQHQQQPPPTAIPANGQQASSPNEGLTIDLKNFMKPGEKTFTQQSQLFVGDLPPDITEEEMRKXEKYGKAGEVFIQKDKGFIRLETQTLAEIAKVELDNTPLRGKQLRVRFACHSASLTVRNLPQYVSNELLEEAFSGFGHVERAVVIVDDXEKPSGKGTVEFSGKPAARKALDRCSEGSFLLTTFPHPETIEPMDQLDDEEGLPEKLVIKNQQFHKEREQPPRFAQPGSFEEYARRWKALTEMEKQQQDQVDHNIEEAREKLELELEAARREHQVMLTRQDLMQRQEELRRMEELHNQEVQKRKQLELRQEEERRRREEEMQRQQEEMMPRQQEGVKGAFPDAREQETRMGQMAMGGAXGINNRGAMXPAPVPTGTTAPAGRAAMMPDGTLGLTPPTTERFGQAAAMEGIGAIGGTPPAFNRAAPGAEFAPTKRRRY from the exons ATGCAGAGTAATAAAACCTTTAACTTGGAGAAGTAAATCCATGCTGCAAGGAAGCACCAccagcagcaccaccagcaccac caccagcagcagcaccagcagcagcaccagcagcagccacCGCCAACAGCAATACCTGCAAATGGGCAGCAAGCCAGCAGCCCAAATGAAGGCTTGACTATTGACCTGAAGAATTTTATGAAACCCGGAGAGAAGACCTTCACCCAACAGAGCCAGCTCTTTGTGGGCGACCTTCCCCCTGACATCACtgaggaggaaatgagga ctgagaaatatGGGAAGGCAGGCGAAGTCTTCATTCAGAAGGATAAAGGCTTTATCCGACTGGAAACACAAACCCTAGCAGAGATTGCCAAAGTGGAGCTGGACAACACGCCACTCCGTGGAAAGCAGCTGCGTGTGCGCTTTGCCTGCCATAGCGCATCCCTTACGGTCCGAAACCTTCCTCAGTATGTGTCTAACGAGCTGCTGGAGGAAGCCTTTTCTGGGTTCGGCCACGTGGAGAGGGCTGTGGTCATTGTGGATGACTGAGAAAAGCCCTCAGGAAAAGGCACTGTTGAGTTCTCAGGGAAGCCAGCTGCTCGGAAAGCTCTGGACAGATGCAGTGAAGGCTCTTTCCTGCTAACCACGTTTCCTCACCCTGAGACTATAGAGCCCATGGACCAGTTAGATGATGAAGAGGGACTTCCAGAGAAGCTGGTCATAAAGAACCAGCAATTTCACAAGGAGCGCGAGCAGCCACCTAGATTCGCACAGCCTGGCTCCTTTGAGGAGTATGCCAGGCGCTGGAAGGCACTCACTGAgatggagaagcagcagcaggacCAGGTGGACCACAACATTGAGGAGGCCCGTGagaagctggagctggagctggaggccGCCCGCCGTGAGCACCAGGTCATGTTAACTAGGCAGGATCTGATGCAGCGTCAAGAAGAACTTCGGAGAATGGAAGAGCTGCACAACCAAGAAGTGCAA AAACGAAAGCAGCTGGAGCTCAGGCAGGAGGAGGAGCGCAGGCGCCGCGAGGAAGAGATGCAGCGACAACAGGAAGAAATGATGCCGCGACAGCAGGAAGGAGTCAAGGGAGCCTTCCCTGATGCGAGAGAGCAGGAGACTCGGATGGGCCAGATGGCTATGGGAGGTG ATGGCATAAACAACAGAGGTGCCA CCCCTGCTCCTGTACCAACTGGTACCACAGCTCCTGCAGGACGTGCCGCTATGATGCCAGATGGAACCTTGGGGCTGACCCCACCAACAACTGAACGCTTTGGCCAAGCTGCTGCAATGGAAGGAATTGGTGCAATCGGTGGAACCCCTCCTGCATTCAACCGTGCAGCTCCTGGAGCTGAATTCGCTCCAACCAAACGTCGCCGATACTAA